In Arachis stenosperma cultivar V10309 chromosome 1, arast.V10309.gnm1.PFL2, whole genome shotgun sequence, one DNA window encodes the following:
- the LOC130975068 gene encoding zinc finger CCCH domain-containing protein 18-like — protein MDISEYTRIVFDKLQKFEPEHATKIIGYLLVQEHGEEQMIKLASYPDHLIREVAFKAKTEFQRLTTLPDLRHLITLQLSSPSWDHHSFSELQKQFEIFETRMANDYYIADALPCKLRGGRRFSNEFPVKSCHYFNKGYCKHGASCRYYHGQAGHEMYGSYDYSSSSSVQGDQVISAGSLANLESEIVELLKSRKGSPISIASLPMAYYEKYNKVLQAEGYLTESQRHGKSGYSLTKLLARWKNCIRVFDRPHGQHAVVLAEDAPKYVGKGEFGQNISASRQIYLTFPADSTFTEEDVSNYFNTFGSVEDVRIPCQQRRMFGFVTFVEPETVKMILEKGNPHYVRGSRVLIKPYKEKPKVDRKYVERIEHPDCYSSRYVGLDAELTSEYDIFIPRRCGNPQGLRRFLIEEQEHALEFQRRRVAELQLGRKWMSNSPHFGFDMEELKVPDDHFNHQSTGSSSSYASTDKSGYTKTEPNYTDQDSCEGLNLPESPFAFPVDNEISAMV, from the exons CTGATCCGTGAAGTCGCTTTCAAAGCCAAAACCGAATTCCAAAGACTAACCACACTTCCAGATCTAAGGCACTTAATCACCCTCCAACTTTCCTCTCCTTCTTGGGATCATCACTCTTTCTCGGAGCTTCAGAAGCAGTTCGAGATCTTCGAAACAAGAATGGCAAATGATTACTACATTGCAGATGCCTTGCCTTGCAAGTTAAGAGGCGGAAGGAGGTTTTCGAACGAGTTTCCGGTGAAAAGCTGTCACTATTTCAACAAAGGCTATTGCAAGCATGGAGCCAGCTGTCGCTATTATCACGGACAGGCTGGCCACGAGATGTACGGAAGCTACgactattcatcttcttcttcggTTCAGGGGGATCAAGTGATTTCGGCAGGGTCTTTGGCGAATTTGGAGTCGGAAATCGTGGAGCTGTTGAAATCAAGAAAAGGAAGCCCGATATCGATTGCTTCGCTTCCAATGGCGTACTATGAGAAGTATAACAAGGTACTGCAGGCTGAAGGTTATCTTACTGAGAGCCAGAGACATGGTAAATCTGGTTATAGTTTGACCAAGCTTCTTGCAAGATGGAAGAATTGCATTCGCGTATTTGACAG GCCTCATGGGCAGCACGCAGTGGTTTTGGCAGAAGATGCTCCAAAATACGTTGGAAAGGGAGAGTTTGGTCAAAATATTAGTGCGTCAAGACAAATATATTTGACATTTCCAGCTGATAGCACTTTCACAGAGGAAGATGTTTCAAACTACTTCAA CACCTTTGGGAGTGTTGAAGATGTAAGGATTCCATGCCAACAGAGAAGAATGTTTGGATTTGTGACCTTTGTTGAACCAGAAACTGTTAAAATGATTTTGGAAAAGGGAAATCCCCATTATGTTCGTGGCTCTAGGGTGCTTATAAAACCTTACAAGGAGAAGCCAAAAGTTGATAG GAAGTACGTAGAGAGGATTGAGCACCCTGATTGTTATTCGTCTCGCTATGTAGGTCTGGATGCAGAGCTTACAAGTGAGTATGATATTTTCA TTCCAAGGAGATGCGGTAACCCTCAAGGCCTGAGGAGATTCCTCATTGAAGAGCAGGAGCATGCTCTTGAATTCCAAAGAAGACGAGTTGCAGAGTTACAGCTAGGCCGAAAATGGATGTCGAATTCACCCCATTTTGGCTTTGACATGGAGGAGCTAAAGGTTCCTGATG ATCATTTCAATCATCAGTCCACTGGATCCTCCAGTAGTTATGCTTCAACTGACAAATCTGGATATACAAAAACAGAACCTAACTATACTGATCAGGACAG CTGTGAAGGATTGAATCTCCCAGAAAGTCCATTTGCATTTCCGGTAGATAATGAAATTTCAGCCATGGTATAA